In Antennarius striatus isolate MH-2024 chromosome 10, ASM4005453v1, whole genome shotgun sequence, one DNA window encodes the following:
- the npm1b gene encoding nucleophosmin 1b, whose product MEDDFSEVSRPQMYLFGCTLKSDKREFKVDVDDDDVEQQLSLKAVCLGAEAEDNLHMVEVEALTYDGKTTKVPLVVLKPSVLPSMSLSGFEITPPVTFRLQSGSGPVHISGQHFVSVKEEDDEEEENNTSPVKRPASLMAGKKPPMKKLKMDSDDEEDDSDEDDDDDEDDDNDDESDDNDVKPQKKFGKEVAKSSESSAKKFNKTPVKQNGPTGKPSGSADKPQFKTPTPGKGKPQAGPSKSLSLTEIKNKLSAGAKEGKSLPKTEQKFENFVRCSYKIIDKKVVKDLWSFVQTLKIEKK is encoded by the exons ATGGAGGACGATTTCTCCGAAGTGAGCAGAccacaaatgtatttatttg GTTGTACCCTCAAATCGGACAAACGGGAGTTCAAAGTTGACGTGGACGACGATGacgtggagcagcagctgtccCTCAAAGCG GTGTGCCTGGGAGCCGAGGCCGAGGACAACTTACACATGGTTGAAGTCGAGGCTCTGACTTATGATGGGAAAACGACCAAAGTGCCCCTGGTTGTTCTGAAACCATCCGTCTTGCCCTCC ATGAGTTTGAGCGGATTCGAGATCACGCCGCCCGTCACCTTTCGTCTCCAGTCTGGCTCTGGACCAGTTCACATCAGTGGGCAGCATTTTGTCA GTGTGAAGGAAGAagacgatgaggaggaagagaataaCACCTCTCCAGTGAAGCGGCCTGCGAGCCTGATGGCAGGGAAGAAGCCTCCAATG aaAAAACTAAAGATGGAttctgatgatgaagaagatgacagtgatgaagatgacgatga cgatgaagatgatgacaatgatgatgaaagTGATGACAATGATGTGAAGCCTCAGAAGAAATTTGGAAAAGAAGTCGCAAaa aGCTCAGAGTCTTCGGCAAAGAAGTTCAACAAGACTCCGGTGAAGCAAAATGGCCCGACCGGAAAACCATCAGGATCGGCAGACAAGCCTCAGTTTAAG ACCCCCACCCCGGGAAAAGGCAAACCCCAGGCCGGCCCGtccaaatctctctctctgactgagATTAAGAACAAGTTGTCGGCGGGAGCCAAGGAG GGGAAATCACTGCCGAAGACTGAGCAGAAGTTTGAGAACTTTGTGAGGTGTTCGTATAAAATCATAGACAAAAAG GTAGTCAAGGACCTTTGGAGTTTTGTACAAACGCTGAAGATCGAGAAGAAGTAA